In a single window of the Branchiostoma floridae strain S238N-H82 chromosome 2, Bfl_VNyyK, whole genome shotgun sequence genome:
- the LOC118410315 gene encoding uncharacterized protein LOC118410315 isoform X3, whose translation MEVEECREYGYSLVRTIAAGRFGDIKQATIMDSMPTRRGHGLGHTRHQQDIHVAVKIYNKGKPNYELFQREADMLQKLEHPHVMYVHQCFFTIDRAYLVMEYCGMNGRLGEFIQQYRAGRGVGLAEDVVRHFTLQLVDGMKYVHKRGIVHRDLTADNVLLDDKYNLKITGFNYATQLEKGCELVSRNEPNFLENMKTSALEYTPPEILCQEEYLGKPADVWSMGVVFYMMVAGEKPFIAPPHEFPLVRVDLYAKEICERQPIYDNFMVSKEAKRLARKLLQLDPAKRPTLRQLRGSLSNWVYLALGPNQVENIARAHKRKYEKLENIARAHKRKYQQQGRAEKGETVAGDQGETDPEPLFIHRTYDFMEETPAPLRSTPELVHRRYSDKCEALIINRTKPRDAEDNVNTRKVDDDASHADSDRSGNVDADLSTRKRRGRDASHADRSGKVDADLSARKRRGRDASHADRSGNVDADLSAHKRRGRDASHAESDRSGNVDADSSAHKRRGRRLVFMTQKGVENLMERNTFAPKPPSERKCAVADEVAPPSGHHPSSQMTQKDIGDLGAGFVPKPPQGKKSAGVAAPQSGQHPSSQMTRTQKDIGDLGADFVPKPPPGKKSVGVAAPPSGQPQSSRAQIRKRERMESVSKREKGGELPANKTSRFRAPIPSPGLTPPPECLDQVEPDGDCKPSYLEGSGLSVKLLSDGRKRIPMTKKDVGGTGPVPKPPPGKKSAGVAAPQSGQLQSSRAQTRKREGRVPQESVSKREKGGELPANKTSRFRAHIPSPCLTPPPECLTQVEPEDSELMYQGGCGSTMKLSPGTAGMVRPPYGQRPSSRAQIRKKERMESGSKREEDGTLTANKTFRFQARVPSPDLTPPPECLDLEPNEDERKTAPMTQKSIDSLTDATTFTPKPPPRKKSTAAGMVARPSGQHQSSQASRAQITLKHRRVISPNGPTENVKSSKGGSQVAHSTTFRWHSERPSPCLTPPPECLVQEEPADGVLGDSGPSLKRSTPMGSQRHPDVGPREEERGDGEDGSERRSNIRGTKSRSDRDMKRTSRKSEGDVRSAMKRTEANVSQRMDDSSTRKRGKSRSQRHNQDGAEADVDGGHALRKTSGRVLLPPVDAKQKKRLDGRARLPPINRRS comes from the exons GTTGCGGTGAAAATCTACAACAAGGGAAAGCCGAATTATGAGCTCTTCCAGAGGGAGGCGGACATGCTGCAGAAGCTCGAGCATCCACACGTG ATGTACGTACACCAGTGTTTCTTCACAATCGACCGTGCCTATCTGGTGATGGAGTATTGTGGAATGAACGGGAGGCTGGGGGAGTTCATCCAGCAGTACCGGGCGGGCAGAGGCGTGGGTCTAGCCGAGGACGTCGTGCGGCACTTCACCCTCCAGCTGGTGGACGGAATGAAGTACGTTCACAAGCGTGGCATTGTGCACAG AGACCTTACGGCCGACAACGTATTGTTAGATGACAAGTACAACCTCAAAATCACCG GGTTCAATTACGCTACACAGTTAGAGAAGGGCTGTGAACTGGTGTCCCGTAATGAACCGAATTTCCTGGAGAACATGAAGACAAGCGCACTGGAGTACACACCTCCGGAGATACTCTGTCAGGAGGAGTACCTGGGGAAACCGGCCGACGTTTGGAGCAT GGGGGTTGTGTTCTACATGATGGTCGCAGGAGAGAAGCCTTTCATTGCTCCGCCACACGAGTTCCCGCTCGTCAGGGTTGACCTCTACGCCAAAGAGATCTGTGAAAGACAGCCGATATACGACAACTTTATGGTATCAAAAG AGGCAAAGAGGCTCGCCCGCAAGTTACTACAGTTAGATCCAGCTAAACGACCAACTCTAAGGCAGCTCCGTGGCAGTTTGTCAAATTGGGTATACTTAGCCTTGGGTCCGAACCAAGTTGAAAATATTGCGCGGGCCCACAAGCGTAAGTACGAGAAGCTGGAAAATATTGCGCGGGCTCACAAGCGCAAGTACCAGCAGCAGGGGAGAGCTGAGAAGGGCGAGACCGTGGCGGGTGACCAGGGCGAGACCGACCCAGAGCCACTGTTCATACACAGAACCTACGACTTCATGGAGGAGACACCCGCCCCACTGCGATCAACTCCTGAACTTGTCCACAGGAGGTACAGTGACAAATGTGAGGCGCTCATAATAAACAGAACGAAACCCCGAGATGCTGAAGATAACGTCAACACCAGAAAGGTTGACGACGACGCTAGCCATGCCGATAGCGATCGGTCAG GAAATGTGGATGCTGACTTGAGTACCCGTAAGCGTCGCGGCAGAGACGCTAGCCATGCCGATCGGTCAGGAAAGGTGGATGCTGACTTGAGTGCCCGTAAGCGTCGCGGCAGAGACGCTAGCCATGCCGATCGGTCAGGAAATGTGGATGCTGACTTGAGTGCCCATAAGCGTCGCGGTAGAGACGCTAGCCATGCCGAGAGCGATCGGTCAGGAAATGTGGATGCTGACTCGAGTGCCCATAAGCGTCGCGGCAGAAGACTCGTTTTTATGACGCAGAAAGGTGTCGAGAACCTCATGGAAAGGAATACTTTTGCACCAAAACCACCATCCGAGAGAAAGTGTGCAGTAGCTGATGAAGTAGCGCCCCCATCAGGTCATCATCCGTCCTCACAGATGACACAGAAAGATATTGGAGACCTAGGTGCAGGTTTCGTGCCCAAACCGCCGCAAGGGAAGAAGTCCGCCGGTGTGGCGGCACCACAGTCCGGTCAACACCCGTCCTCACAGATGACCAGGACACAGAAAGATATTGGAGACCTAGGTGCAGATTTCGTACCCAAACCGCCGCCTGGAAAGAAGTCCGTCGGTGTGGCGGCACCACCGTCCGGTCAGCCCCAGTCTTCACGAGCACAGATCAGGAAGAGGGAGCGGATGGAATCCGTGTCAAAACGTGAAAAGGGTGGAGAGTTGCCAGCCAACAAAACCTCGCGCTTCAGAGCACCGATTCCCTCACCGGGCCTTACCCCACCGCCGGAGTGCCTTGATCAAGTGGAGCCAGACGGGGACTGCAAGCCCTCATACCTGGAAGGTAGCGGACTCAGCGTGAAGCTGCTCTCAGACGGAAGAAAACGTATCCCGATGACAAAGAAAGATGTTGGAGGTACAGGTCCCGTCCCCAAACCGCCGCCTGGGAAGAAGTCCGCCGGTGTGGCGGCACCACAGTCCGGTCAGCTCCAGTCTTCACGAGCACAGACCAGGAAGAGGGAGGGAAGAGTTCCACAGGAATCCGTGTCAAAACGTGAAAAGGGTGGAGAATTGCCAGCCAACAAAACCTCGCGCTTCAGAGCGCATATTCCCTCACCGTGCCTTACCCCGCCGCCGGAGTGCCTTACTCAAGTGGAACCTGAAGACAGCGAGTTAATGTATCAAGGAGGCTGCGGATCCACCATGAAGCTGTCGCCAGGTACAGCTGGTATGGTAAGGCCCCCGTACGGTCAGCGCCCGTCTTCACGAGCACAGATCAGGAAGAAGGAACGGATGGAATCCGGGTCAAAACGTGAAGAAGATGGAACGTTGACGGCCAACAAAACCTTTCGCTTCCAAGCGCGGGTACCCTCCCCCGACCTTACCCCACCACCAGAGTGCCTTGATCTAGAGCCAAACGAGGACGAAAGGAAAACTGCTCCGATGACACAGAAAAGTATCGATAGCCTAACCGATGCTACGACGTTTACTCCCAAGCCGCCGCCCAGGAAGAAGAGCACGGCGGCTGGTATGGTGGCGCGTCCGTCCGGCCAGCACCAGTCCTCACAAGCCTCACGAGCACAGATCACGCTGAAACACAGACGGGTAATCTCCCCTAACGGACCCACAGAGAATGTGAAGTCATCCAAGGGCGGCAGTCAGGTGGCGCACAGCACAACATTCAGGTGGCACTCTGAGAGGCCCTCCCCCTGCCTTACCCCGCCACCAGAGTGCCTGGTGCAAGAGGAGCCAGCAGATGGCGTTCTGGGCGATAGTGGACCCAGCTTGAAGCGGTCCACACCGATGGGAAGTCAGCGGCACCCCGATGTTGGCCCTCGGGAGGAGGAGAGAGGTGACGGTGAGGATGGGTCGGAGCGCAGATCTAACATCCGCGGCACCAAGTCAAGAAGTGACCGGGACATGAAGCGAACGTCGAGGAAGAGCGAAGGGGACGTCCGGAGTGCCATGAAGAGAACGGAAGCCAACGTGAGTCAGAGAATGGACGACAGCAGCACCAGAAAGCGCGGGAAATCCAGGTCACAGAGACACAACCAGGACGGAGCTGAGGCTGACGTAGATGGAGGACACGCCCTTCGGAAGACAAGTGGACGAG TGTTGCTTCCACCTGTCGATGCAAAGCAGAAGAAGAGGTTGGACGGCAGAGCGCGCCTACCTCCGATCAACAGGAGATCCTGA
- the LOC118410315 gene encoding uncharacterized protein LOC118410315 isoform X2: MEVEECREYGYSLVRTIAAGRFGDIKQATIMDSMPTRRGHGLGHTRHQQDIHVAVKIYNKGKPNYELFQREADMLQKLEHPHVMYVHQCFFTIDRAYLVMEYCGMNGRLGEFIQQYRAGRGVGLAEDVVRHFTLQLVDGMKYVHKRGIVHRDLTADNVLLDDKYNLKITGFNYATQLEKGCELVSRNEPNFLENMKTSALEYTPPEILCQEEYLGKPADVWSMGVVFYMMVAGEKPFIAPPHEFPLVRVDLYAKEICERQPIYDNFMVSKEAKRLARKLLQLDPAKRPTLRQLRGSLSNWVYLALGPNQVENIARAHKRKYEKLENIARAHKRKYQQQGRAEKGETVAGDQGETDPEPLFIHRTYDFMEETPAPLRSTPELVHRRYSDKCEALIINRTKPRDAEDNVNTRKVDDDASHADSDRSGNVDADLSAGKRRGRDASHADSDRSGNVDADLSTRKRRGRDASHADRSGKVDADLSARKRRGRDASHADRSGNVDADLSAHKRRGRDASHAESDRSGNVDADSSAHKRRGRRLVFMTQKGVENLMERNTFAPKPPSERKCAVADEVAPPSGHHPSSQMTQKDIGDLGAGFVPKPPQGKKSAGVAAPQSGQHPSSQMTRTQKDIGDLGADFVPKPPPGKKSVGVAAPPSGQPQSSRAQIRKRERMESVSKREKGGELPANKTSRFRAPIPSPGLTPPPECLDQVEPDGDCKPSYLEGSGLSVKLLSDGRKRIPMTKKDVGGTGPVPKPPPGKKSAGVAAPQSGQLQSSRAQTRKREGRVPQESVSKREKGGELPANKTSRFRAHIPSPCLTPPPECLTQVEPEDSELMYQGGCGSTMKLSPGTAGMVRPPYGQRPSSRAQIRKKERMESGSKREEDGTLTANKTFRFQARVPSPDLTPPPECLDLEPNEDERKTAPMTQKSIDSLTDATTFTPKPPPRKKSTAAGMVARPSGQHQSSQASRAQITLKHRRVISPNGPTENVKSSKGGSQVAHSTTFRWHSERPSPCLTPPPECLVQEEPADGVLGDSGPSLKRSTPMGSQRHPDVGPREEERGDGEDGSERRSNIRGTKSRSDRDMKRTSRKSEGDVRSAMKRTEANVSQRMDDSSTRKRGKSRSQRHNQDGAEADVDGGHALRKTSGRVLLPPVDAKQKKRLDGRARLPPINRRS, encoded by the exons GTTGCGGTGAAAATCTACAACAAGGGAAAGCCGAATTATGAGCTCTTCCAGAGGGAGGCGGACATGCTGCAGAAGCTCGAGCATCCACACGTG ATGTACGTACACCAGTGTTTCTTCACAATCGACCGTGCCTATCTGGTGATGGAGTATTGTGGAATGAACGGGAGGCTGGGGGAGTTCATCCAGCAGTACCGGGCGGGCAGAGGCGTGGGTCTAGCCGAGGACGTCGTGCGGCACTTCACCCTCCAGCTGGTGGACGGAATGAAGTACGTTCACAAGCGTGGCATTGTGCACAG AGACCTTACGGCCGACAACGTATTGTTAGATGACAAGTACAACCTCAAAATCACCG GGTTCAATTACGCTACACAGTTAGAGAAGGGCTGTGAACTGGTGTCCCGTAATGAACCGAATTTCCTGGAGAACATGAAGACAAGCGCACTGGAGTACACACCTCCGGAGATACTCTGTCAGGAGGAGTACCTGGGGAAACCGGCCGACGTTTGGAGCAT GGGGGTTGTGTTCTACATGATGGTCGCAGGAGAGAAGCCTTTCATTGCTCCGCCACACGAGTTCCCGCTCGTCAGGGTTGACCTCTACGCCAAAGAGATCTGTGAAAGACAGCCGATATACGACAACTTTATGGTATCAAAAG AGGCAAAGAGGCTCGCCCGCAAGTTACTACAGTTAGATCCAGCTAAACGACCAACTCTAAGGCAGCTCCGTGGCAGTTTGTCAAATTGGGTATACTTAGCCTTGGGTCCGAACCAAGTTGAAAATATTGCGCGGGCCCACAAGCGTAAGTACGAGAAGCTGGAAAATATTGCGCGGGCTCACAAGCGCAAGTACCAGCAGCAGGGGAGAGCTGAGAAGGGCGAGACCGTGGCGGGTGACCAGGGCGAGACCGACCCAGAGCCACTGTTCATACACAGAACCTACGACTTCATGGAGGAGACACCCGCCCCACTGCGATCAACTCCTGAACTTGTCCACAGGAGGTACAGTGACAAATGTGAGGCGCTCATAATAAACAGAACGAAACCCCGAGATGCTGAAGATAACGTCAACACCAGAAAGGTTGACGACGACGCTAGCCATGCCGATAGCGATCGGTCAGGAAAT GTGGATGCTGACTTGAGTGCCGGTAAGCGTCGCGGCAGAGACGCTAGCCATGCCGATAGCGATCGGTCAGGAAATGTGGATGCTGACTTGAGTACCCGTAAGCGTCGCGGCAGAGACGCTAGCCATGCCGATCGGTCAGGAAAGGTGGATGCTGACTTGAGTGCCCGTAAGCGTCGCGGCAGAGACGCTAGCCATGCCGATCGGTCAGGAAATGTGGATGCTGACTTGAGTGCCCATAAGCGTCGCGGTAGAGACGCTAGCCATGCCGAGAGCGATCGGTCAGGAAATGTGGATGCTGACTCGAGTGCCCATAAGCGTCGCGGCAGAAGACTCGTTTTTATGACGCAGAAAGGTGTCGAGAACCTCATGGAAAGGAATACTTTTGCACCAAAACCACCATCCGAGAGAAAGTGTGCAGTAGCTGATGAAGTAGCGCCCCCATCAGGTCATCATCCGTCCTCACAGATGACACAGAAAGATATTGGAGACCTAGGTGCAGGTTTCGTGCCCAAACCGCCGCAAGGGAAGAAGTCCGCCGGTGTGGCGGCACCACAGTCCGGTCAACACCCGTCCTCACAGATGACCAGGACACAGAAAGATATTGGAGACCTAGGTGCAGATTTCGTACCCAAACCGCCGCCTGGAAAGAAGTCCGTCGGTGTGGCGGCACCACCGTCCGGTCAGCCCCAGTCTTCACGAGCACAGATCAGGAAGAGGGAGCGGATGGAATCCGTGTCAAAACGTGAAAAGGGTGGAGAGTTGCCAGCCAACAAAACCTCGCGCTTCAGAGCACCGATTCCCTCACCGGGCCTTACCCCACCGCCGGAGTGCCTTGATCAAGTGGAGCCAGACGGGGACTGCAAGCCCTCATACCTGGAAGGTAGCGGACTCAGCGTGAAGCTGCTCTCAGACGGAAGAAAACGTATCCCGATGACAAAGAAAGATGTTGGAGGTACAGGTCCCGTCCCCAAACCGCCGCCTGGGAAGAAGTCCGCCGGTGTGGCGGCACCACAGTCCGGTCAGCTCCAGTCTTCACGAGCACAGACCAGGAAGAGGGAGGGAAGAGTTCCACAGGAATCCGTGTCAAAACGTGAAAAGGGTGGAGAATTGCCAGCCAACAAAACCTCGCGCTTCAGAGCGCATATTCCCTCACCGTGCCTTACCCCGCCGCCGGAGTGCCTTACTCAAGTGGAACCTGAAGACAGCGAGTTAATGTATCAAGGAGGCTGCGGATCCACCATGAAGCTGTCGCCAGGTACAGCTGGTATGGTAAGGCCCCCGTACGGTCAGCGCCCGTCTTCACGAGCACAGATCAGGAAGAAGGAACGGATGGAATCCGGGTCAAAACGTGAAGAAGATGGAACGTTGACGGCCAACAAAACCTTTCGCTTCCAAGCGCGGGTACCCTCCCCCGACCTTACCCCACCACCAGAGTGCCTTGATCTAGAGCCAAACGAGGACGAAAGGAAAACTGCTCCGATGACACAGAAAAGTATCGATAGCCTAACCGATGCTACGACGTTTACTCCCAAGCCGCCGCCCAGGAAGAAGAGCACGGCGGCTGGTATGGTGGCGCGTCCGTCCGGCCAGCACCAGTCCTCACAAGCCTCACGAGCACAGATCACGCTGAAACACAGACGGGTAATCTCCCCTAACGGACCCACAGAGAATGTGAAGTCATCCAAGGGCGGCAGTCAGGTGGCGCACAGCACAACATTCAGGTGGCACTCTGAGAGGCCCTCCCCCTGCCTTACCCCGCCACCAGAGTGCCTGGTGCAAGAGGAGCCAGCAGATGGCGTTCTGGGCGATAGTGGACCCAGCTTGAAGCGGTCCACACCGATGGGAAGTCAGCGGCACCCCGATGTTGGCCCTCGGGAGGAGGAGAGAGGTGACGGTGAGGATGGGTCGGAGCGCAGATCTAACATCCGCGGCACCAAGTCAAGAAGTGACCGGGACATGAAGCGAACGTCGAGGAAGAGCGAAGGGGACGTCCGGAGTGCCATGAAGAGAACGGAAGCCAACGTGAGTCAGAGAATGGACGACAGCAGCACCAGAAAGCGCGGGAAATCCAGGTCACAGAGACACAACCAGGACGGAGCTGAGGCTGACGTAGATGGAGGACACGCCCTTCGGAAGACAAGTGGACGAG TGTTGCTTCCACCTGTCGATGCAAAGCAGAAGAAGAGGTTGGACGGCAGAGCGCGCCTACCTCCGATCAACAGGAGATCCTGA
- the LOC118410315 gene encoding uncharacterized protein LOC118410315 isoform X1, whose translation MEVEECREYGYSLVRTIAAGRFGDIKQATIMDSMPTRRGHGLGHTRHQQDIHVAVKIYNKGKPNYELFQREADMLQKLEHPHVMYVHQCFFTIDRAYLVMEYCGMNGRLGEFIQQYRAGRGVGLAEDVVRHFTLQLVDGMKYVHKRGIVHRDLTADNVLLDDKYNLKITGFNYATQLEKGCELVSRNEPNFLENMKTSALEYTPPEILCQEEYLGKPADVWSMGVVFYMMVAGEKPFIAPPHEFPLVRVDLYAKEICERQPIYDNFMVSKEAKRLARKLLQLDPAKRPTLRQLRGSLSNWVYLALGPNQVENIARAHKRKYEKLENIARAHKRKYQQQGRAEKGETVAGDQGETDPEPLFIHRTYDFMEETPAPLRSTPELVHRRYSDKCEALIINRTKPRDAEDNVNTRKVDDDASHADSDRSGNVDADLSTRKRRGRDASHADRSGKVDADLSAGKRRGRDASHADSDRSGNVDADLSTRKRRGRDASHADRSGKVDADLSARKRRGRDASHADRSGNVDADLSAHKRRGRDASHAESDRSGNVDADSSAHKRRGRRLVFMTQKGVENLMERNTFAPKPPSERKCAVADEVAPPSGHHPSSQMTQKDIGDLGAGFVPKPPQGKKSAGVAAPQSGQHPSSQMTRTQKDIGDLGADFVPKPPPGKKSVGVAAPPSGQPQSSRAQIRKRERMESVSKREKGGELPANKTSRFRAPIPSPGLTPPPECLDQVEPDGDCKPSYLEGSGLSVKLLSDGRKRIPMTKKDVGGTGPVPKPPPGKKSAGVAAPQSGQLQSSRAQTRKREGRVPQESVSKREKGGELPANKTSRFRAHIPSPCLTPPPECLTQVEPEDSELMYQGGCGSTMKLSPGTAGMVRPPYGQRPSSRAQIRKKERMESGSKREEDGTLTANKTFRFQARVPSPDLTPPPECLDLEPNEDERKTAPMTQKSIDSLTDATTFTPKPPPRKKSTAAGMVARPSGQHQSSQASRAQITLKHRRVISPNGPTENVKSSKGGSQVAHSTTFRWHSERPSPCLTPPPECLVQEEPADGVLGDSGPSLKRSTPMGSQRHPDVGPREEERGDGEDGSERRSNIRGTKSRSDRDMKRTSRKSEGDVRSAMKRTEANVSQRMDDSSTRKRGKSRSQRHNQDGAEADVDGGHALRKTSGRVLLPPVDAKQKKRLDGRARLPPINRRS comes from the exons GTTGCGGTGAAAATCTACAACAAGGGAAAGCCGAATTATGAGCTCTTCCAGAGGGAGGCGGACATGCTGCAGAAGCTCGAGCATCCACACGTG ATGTACGTACACCAGTGTTTCTTCACAATCGACCGTGCCTATCTGGTGATGGAGTATTGTGGAATGAACGGGAGGCTGGGGGAGTTCATCCAGCAGTACCGGGCGGGCAGAGGCGTGGGTCTAGCCGAGGACGTCGTGCGGCACTTCACCCTCCAGCTGGTGGACGGAATGAAGTACGTTCACAAGCGTGGCATTGTGCACAG AGACCTTACGGCCGACAACGTATTGTTAGATGACAAGTACAACCTCAAAATCACCG GGTTCAATTACGCTACACAGTTAGAGAAGGGCTGTGAACTGGTGTCCCGTAATGAACCGAATTTCCTGGAGAACATGAAGACAAGCGCACTGGAGTACACACCTCCGGAGATACTCTGTCAGGAGGAGTACCTGGGGAAACCGGCCGACGTTTGGAGCAT GGGGGTTGTGTTCTACATGATGGTCGCAGGAGAGAAGCCTTTCATTGCTCCGCCACACGAGTTCCCGCTCGTCAGGGTTGACCTCTACGCCAAAGAGATCTGTGAAAGACAGCCGATATACGACAACTTTATGGTATCAAAAG AGGCAAAGAGGCTCGCCCGCAAGTTACTACAGTTAGATCCAGCTAAACGACCAACTCTAAGGCAGCTCCGTGGCAGTTTGTCAAATTGGGTATACTTAGCCTTGGGTCCGAACCAAGTTGAAAATATTGCGCGGGCCCACAAGCGTAAGTACGAGAAGCTGGAAAATATTGCGCGGGCTCACAAGCGCAAGTACCAGCAGCAGGGGAGAGCTGAGAAGGGCGAGACCGTGGCGGGTGACCAGGGCGAGACCGACCCAGAGCCACTGTTCATACACAGAACCTACGACTTCATGGAGGAGACACCCGCCCCACTGCGATCAACTCCTGAACTTGTCCACAGGAGGTACAGTGACAAATGTGAGGCGCTCATAATAAACAGAACGAAACCCCGAGATGCTGAAGATAACGTCAACACCAGAAAGGTTGACGACGACGCTAGCCATGCCGATAGCGATCGGTCAGGAAATGTGGATGCTGACTTGAGTACCCGTAAGCGTCGCGGCAGAGACGCTAGCCATGCCGATCGGTCAGGAAAGGTGGATGCTGACTTGAGTGCCGGTAAGCGTCGCGGCAGAGACGCTAGCCATGCCGATAGCGATCGGTCAGGAAATGTGGATGCTGACTTGAGTACCCGTAAGCGTCGCGGCAGAGACGCTAGCCATGCCGATCGGTCAGGAAAGGTGGATGCTGACTTGAGTGCCCGTAAGCGTCGCGGCAGAGACGCTAGCCATGCCGATCGGTCAGGAAATGTGGATGCTGACTTGAGTGCCCATAAGCGTCGCGGTAGAGACGCTAGCCATGCCGAGAGCGATCGGTCAGGAAATGTGGATGCTGACTCGAGTGCCCATAAGCGTCGCGGCAGAAGACTCGTTTTTATGACGCAGAAAGGTGTCGAGAACCTCATGGAAAGGAATACTTTTGCACCAAAACCACCATCCGAGAGAAAGTGTGCAGTAGCTGATGAAGTAGCGCCCCCATCAGGTCATCATCCGTCCTCACAGATGACACAGAAAGATATTGGAGACCTAGGTGCAGGTTTCGTGCCCAAACCGCCGCAAGGGAAGAAGTCCGCCGGTGTGGCGGCACCACAGTCCGGTCAACACCCGTCCTCACAGATGACCAGGACACAGAAAGATATTGGAGACCTAGGTGCAGATTTCGTACCCAAACCGCCGCCTGGAAAGAAGTCCGTCGGTGTGGCGGCACCACCGTCCGGTCAGCCCCAGTCTTCACGAGCACAGATCAGGAAGAGGGAGCGGATGGAATCCGTGTCAAAACGTGAAAAGGGTGGAGAGTTGCCAGCCAACAAAACCTCGCGCTTCAGAGCACCGATTCCCTCACCGGGCCTTACCCCACCGCCGGAGTGCCTTGATCAAGTGGAGCCAGACGGGGACTGCAAGCCCTCATACCTGGAAGGTAGCGGACTCAGCGTGAAGCTGCTCTCAGACGGAAGAAAACGTATCCCGATGACAAAGAAAGATGTTGGAGGTACAGGTCCCGTCCCCAAACCGCCGCCTGGGAAGAAGTCCGCCGGTGTGGCGGCACCACAGTCCGGTCAGCTCCAGTCTTCACGAGCACAGACCAGGAAGAGGGAGGGAAGAGTTCCACAGGAATCCGTGTCAAAACGTGAAAAGGGTGGAGAATTGCCAGCCAACAAAACCTCGCGCTTCAGAGCGCATATTCCCTCACCGTGCCTTACCCCGCCGCCGGAGTGCCTTACTCAAGTGGAACCTGAAGACAGCGAGTTAATGTATCAAGGAGGCTGCGGATCCACCATGAAGCTGTCGCCAGGTACAGCTGGTATGGTAAGGCCCCCGTACGGTCAGCGCCCGTCTTCACGAGCACAGATCAGGAAGAAGGAACGGATGGAATCCGGGTCAAAACGTGAAGAAGATGGAACGTTGACGGCCAACAAAACCTTTCGCTTCCAAGCGCGGGTACCCTCCCCCGACCTTACCCCACCACCAGAGTGCCTTGATCTAGAGCCAAACGAGGACGAAAGGAAAACTGCTCCGATGACACAGAAAAGTATCGATAGCCTAACCGATGCTACGACGTTTACTCCCAAGCCGCCGCCCAGGAAGAAGAGCACGGCGGCTGGTATGGTGGCGCGTCCGTCCGGCCAGCACCAGTCCTCACAAGCCTCACGAGCACAGATCACGCTGAAACACAGACGGGTAATCTCCCCTAACGGACCCACAGAGAATGTGAAGTCATCCAAGGGCGGCAGTCAGGTGGCGCACAGCACAACATTCAGGTGGCACTCTGAGAGGCCCTCCCCCTGCCTTACCCCGCCACCAGAGTGCCTGGTGCAAGAGGAGCCAGCAGATGGCGTTCTGGGCGATAGTGGACCCAGCTTGAAGCGGTCCACACCGATGGGAAGTCAGCGGCACCCCGATGTTGGCCCTCGGGAGGAGGAGAGAGGTGACGGTGAGGATGGGTCGGAGCGCAGATCTAACATCCGCGGCACCAAGTCAAGAAGTGACCGGGACATGAAGCGAACGTCGAGGAAGAGCGAAGGGGACGTCCGGAGTGCCATGAAGAGAACGGAAGCCAACGTGAGTCAGAGAATGGACGACAGCAGCACCAGAAAGCGCGGGAAATCCAGGTCACAGAGACACAACCAGGACGGAGCTGAGGCTGACGTAGATGGAGGACACGCCCTTCGGAAGACAAGTGGACGAG TGTTGCTTCCACCTGTCGATGCAAAGCAGAAGAAGAGGTTGGACGGCAGAGCGCGCCTACCTCCGATCAACAGGAGATCCTGA